The following proteins are encoded in a genomic region of Corynebacterium atypicum:
- a CDS encoding cupredoxin domain-containing protein produces MSTRSGATRFPAPQAAPTDTTTPSNRGPGAARRSPWAQIDWPVTVWIAVIFCAGMAHPFLPNYRLVVIHIFTPGILANSILLWSHVLTTRFCHPSARWRARAGASLGPRQLVFNAGVVAVLVGDMLEPTWAKNWALTQAGAALVAVAAAWHAAVLAAGLRAAGPGARRTTPSVWALIGSFAMLVLGAALGGIAAMRPAGLDAVRAAHVTINVFGFVGLAAAGSLIILFPAVWRYNKTLPHPGVALIAMAVGALLAAGGFIAQAALGAGGPGAARTDAQPVPVVVAAAGLGIIAVAWFAALISWLGDARRAELSKANYASLSVAAAPAWLVVATAVFAVRVAREGAGAELPTTPLLVGFAAQLLFGMLSYLVPTVLHKRAVFGHEVAFRGGVFRFVLFNLSLFVWLAAQVSYLKILASFACIGVLFAVPVLLLRAARVQLATPAQPAARPRLSGARGSAGSAALAVALVAFTVACFGGLGDAAGSAPGTTSTAAGAGGSTAGSDAGVQRLHIRAGEYVFLPETVDVPAGSHVILELSNEDSMMHDLALDNGARSGRLKPGESTELDLGVIDRDVEGWCSIAGHRTRGMVLHIRIAH; encoded by the coding sequence ATGTCCACACGATCCGGCGCCACCCGCTTCCCGGCGCCCCAGGCCGCCCCCACCGATACCACCACCCCCAGCAACCGCGGCCCCGGCGCCGCCCGCCGCTCCCCGTGGGCCCAGATCGACTGGCCCGTCACCGTCTGGATCGCCGTGATCTTCTGCGCCGGCATGGCCCACCCATTTTTGCCCAACTACCGGCTGGTGGTTATCCACATCTTCACCCCGGGTATCCTGGCCAACTCCATCCTGCTGTGGTCGCACGTGCTTACTACCCGCTTCTGCCACCCCAGCGCGCGCTGGCGGGCTCGGGCCGGGGCCTCACTCGGGCCCCGGCAGCTGGTCTTTAACGCCGGCGTGGTCGCGGTGCTCGTCGGCGACATGCTCGAGCCCACCTGGGCTAAGAACTGGGCGCTCACTCAGGCCGGCGCGGCCCTGGTCGCGGTGGCTGCGGCCTGGCATGCCGCCGTGCTCGCCGCGGGCCTGCGGGCGGCCGGCCCCGGCGCGCGCCGCACCACACCGAGCGTGTGGGCGCTGATCGGTTCCTTTGCCATGCTCGTCCTGGGCGCGGCGCTGGGCGGCATTGCTGCGATGCGCCCAGCCGGGTTAGACGCTGTGCGCGCCGCCCACGTCACGATCAACGTGTTCGGCTTTGTGGGGCTGGCCGCAGCCGGCAGCCTCATCATCTTGTTCCCCGCGGTGTGGCGGTACAACAAGACGCTGCCGCACCCGGGCGTGGCACTGATCGCGATGGCCGTCGGCGCACTGCTGGCAGCCGGCGGGTTTATCGCCCAGGCGGCACTCGGAGCCGGCGGGCCCGGCGCCGCGCGCACGGACGCCCAGCCCGTGCCCGTGGTAGTCGCCGCCGCCGGATTGGGCATCATCGCCGTCGCCTGGTTTGCGGCTTTGATCAGCTGGCTTGGCGACGCCCGGCGCGCGGAGCTTAGCAAGGCCAACTACGCCTCGCTTTCCGTGGCCGCCGCGCCGGCCTGGCTGGTGGTAGCAACCGCCGTTTTCGCCGTGCGCGTTGCGCGCGAGGGCGCGGGCGCTGAGCTTCCGACTACCCCGCTCTTAGTGGGTTTTGCCGCCCAACTGCTCTTCGGCATGCTCAGCTATCTGGTGCCCACGGTGCTGCACAAGCGCGCGGTCTTTGGACATGAGGTGGCCTTCCGCGGCGGCGTGTTCCGCTTCGTCTTGTTTAACCTCTCGCTCTTCGTCTGGCTGGCCGCCCAGGTTTCGTATCTGAAGATCCTGGCGTCTTTCGCGTGCATCGGCGTGCTCTTCGCGGTGCCGGTGTTGTTACTTCGGGCGGCGCGCGTGCAACTGGCCACACCGGCTCAGCCTGCGGCGCGCCCGCGACTTTCCGGCGCGCGCGGCTCCGCGGGCAGCGCCGCGCTTGCGGTTGCGCTTGTGGCCTTCACCGTCGCGTGCTTCGGCGGGCTTGGCGACGCCGCCGGCTCGGCCCCCGGCACGACCAGCACGGCCGCGGGCGCGGGCGGCAGCACGGCGGGGTCTGATGCGGGAGTCCAACGGCTGCACATTCGCGCCGGAGAATACGTCTTTTTACCGGAAACGGTGGACGTCCCGGCCGGCAGCCACGTGATCCTGGAGCTTTCTAACGAGGACTCGATGATGCACGATCTGGCACTCGACAACGGCGCTCGCTCCGGGCGGCTGAAACCCGGCGAGAGCACGGAGCTCGACCTCGGGGTGATTGACCGGGACGTCGAAGGCTGGTGCAGCATCGCCGGCCACCGCACCCGCGGAATGGTGCTGCACATCCGTATCGCGCACTAG